One segment of Cinclus cinclus chromosome 30, bCinCin1.1, whole genome shotgun sequence DNA contains the following:
- the LMBR1L gene encoding protein LMBR1L isoform X5 — translation MAPVEPDALAVREQLFHERVRECIICALLFASLYILCHFIITHFKKHTDFTGVHDDEDAAVNRIALGLCTFTLAVALGAVLLLPFSIISNEVLLSFPQNYYIQWLNGSLIHGLWNLVFLFSNMSLVFLMPFAYFFTESEGFAGSKKGIMARVYETSVVLLLLTLLVLGMVWVASAIVGNDAASRQSLYDLWEYYLPYLYSCISLFGVLLLLLCTPFGLSTMFTVTGKLLVKPRLLEDLDEQLSCTRFEEAAVSHRIHSAGKTSCWLNLDMEMLQEQFFAIRSKRRKLELRHRASPWQRNLGYPLAMLGLLALTGISVLIVCFHVLELLLDDAAMPRGIQDASLGQVSFSIFGSFGAALQIIGNCVSLLVLSSALPVFSRTLGITRFDLLGDFGRFNWLGNFYIVFLYNMGFAGLTTLCLVKRVSWAVQAELIRAFGLHKLPLPVTRCRTCSKPC, via the exons ATCTGTGCCCTGCTCTTCGCCAGCCTCTACATCCTCTGCCACTTCATCATAACCCACTTTAAGAAGCACACGGATTTCACAGGAG TTCATGATGACGAGGATGCTGCTGTCAACAGGATTGC GTTGGGGCTCTGTACCTTCACCCTGGCTGTGGCACTGGGTGctgtcctcctcctgcccttctctATCATCAGCAATGAGGTGCTGCTCTCCTTCCCCCAGAACTACTACATCCAGTGGCTGAACGGGTCCCTTATTCATG GCCTCTGGAACTTGGTCTTCCTCTTTTCCAATATGTCCCTGGTCTTCCTCATGCCCTTTGCCTACTTTTTCACTGAGTCAGAGGGGTTTGCAGGATCCAAGAAG ggcatCATGGCCAGGGTGTACGAGACGTcggtggtgctgctgctgctgacactgctggtgctgggcaTGGTCTGGGTGGCTTCTGCCATCGTGGGCAACGATGCTGCCAGTCGCCAGTCACTCTATG ACCTCTGGGAATATTATCTGCCCTACCTCTACTCCTGCATCTCGCTTTTCGGTGTCCTCCTTCTGCTGT TATGCACCCCCTTTGGCCTCTCCACCATGTTCACTGTCACTGGGAAGCTGCTGGTGAAACCCCGG ctcctggaaGACCTGGAtgagcagctgagctgcacGAGGTTTGAGGAAGCCGCTGTGTCCCACAGGATCCACTctg CAGGCAAAACTTCCTGCTGGCTGAATCTGGACAtggagatgctgcaggagcAATTCTTTGCCATCCGGAGCAAGAGGCGGAAGCTGG AGCTGCGGCACCGAGCATCGCCCTGGCAGAGGAACCTGGGCTACCCCCTGGCCATGCTGGGCCTCCTAGCACTGACA gGCATCTCTGTGCTCATTGTCTGCTTCCatgtcctggagctgctgctggatgatGCTGCGATGCCACGGGGCATCCAG GATGCATCCCTGGGCCAGGTTTCCTTCTCTATCTTTGGTTCCTTTGGAGCTGCACTGCAG ATCATCGGGAACTGTGTCTCCCTGCTGGtgctcagctcagcactgccCGTCTTCTCCAGGACACTGG GGATCACCCGTTTTGACCTCCTGGGGGATTTTGGCCGCTTCAACTGGTTGGGGAACTTCTACATTGTCTTCCTCTACAACATGGGCTTTGCGGGGCTCACCACGCTGTGCCTGGTGAAAAGGGTCTCCTGGGCGGTCCAGGCCGAGCTCATCCGTGCCTTTG GTCTGCACAAGCTGCCACTGCCCGTGACGCGCTGCCGGACCTGCAGCAAGCCCTGCTAG
- the LMBR1L gene encoding protein LMBR1L isoform X1: protein MAPVEPDALAVREQLFHERVRECIICALLFASLYILCHFIITHFKKHTDFTGVHDDEDAAVNRIALGLCTFTLAVALGAVLLLPFSIISNEVLLSFPQNYYIQWLNGSLIHGLWNLVFLFSNMSLVFLMPFAYFFTESEGFAGSKKGIMARVYETSVVLLLLTLLVLGMVWVASAIVGNDAASRQSLYDLWEYYLPYLYSCISLFGVLLLLLCTPFGLSTMFTVTGKLLVKPRLLEDLDEQLSCTRFEEAAVSHRIHSAGKTSCWLNLDMEMLQEQFFAIRSKRRKLELRHRASPWQRNLGYPLAMLGLLALTGISVLIVCFHVLELLLDDAAMPRGIQDASLGQVSFSIFGSFGAALQVVLIFYLMVSSVVGFYSSPLFTRLLPERQDTPLTKIIGNCVSLLVLSSALPVFSRTLGITRFDLLGDFGRFNWLGNFYIVFLYNMGFAGLTTLCLVKRVSWAVQAELIRAFGLHKLPLPVTRCRTCSKPC, encoded by the exons ATCTGTGCCCTGCTCTTCGCCAGCCTCTACATCCTCTGCCACTTCATCATAACCCACTTTAAGAAGCACACGGATTTCACAGGAG TTCATGATGACGAGGATGCTGCTGTCAACAGGATTGC GTTGGGGCTCTGTACCTTCACCCTGGCTGTGGCACTGGGTGctgtcctcctcctgcccttctctATCATCAGCAATGAGGTGCTGCTCTCCTTCCCCCAGAACTACTACATCCAGTGGCTGAACGGGTCCCTTATTCATG GCCTCTGGAACTTGGTCTTCCTCTTTTCCAATATGTCCCTGGTCTTCCTCATGCCCTTTGCCTACTTTTTCACTGAGTCAGAGGGGTTTGCAGGATCCAAGAAG ggcatCATGGCCAGGGTGTACGAGACGTcggtggtgctgctgctgctgacactgctggtgctgggcaTGGTCTGGGTGGCTTCTGCCATCGTGGGCAACGATGCTGCCAGTCGCCAGTCACTCTATG ACCTCTGGGAATATTATCTGCCCTACCTCTACTCCTGCATCTCGCTTTTCGGTGTCCTCCTTCTGCTGT TATGCACCCCCTTTGGCCTCTCCACCATGTTCACTGTCACTGGGAAGCTGCTGGTGAAACCCCGG ctcctggaaGACCTGGAtgagcagctgagctgcacGAGGTTTGAGGAAGCCGCTGTGTCCCACAGGATCCACTctg CAGGCAAAACTTCCTGCTGGCTGAATCTGGACAtggagatgctgcaggagcAATTCTTTGCCATCCGGAGCAAGAGGCGGAAGCTGG AGCTGCGGCACCGAGCATCGCCCTGGCAGAGGAACCTGGGCTACCCCCTGGCCATGCTGGGCCTCCTAGCACTGACA gGCATCTCTGTGCTCATTGTCTGCTTCCatgtcctggagctgctgctggatgatGCTGCGATGCCACGGGGCATCCAG GATGCATCCCTGGGCCAGGTTTCCTTCTCTATCTTTGGTTCCTTTGGAGCTGCACTGCAGGTTGTCCTCATTTT CTACCTAATGGTCTCCTCTGTTGTGGGCTTCTACAGCTCCCCCCTGTTCACTCGCCTGCTCCCAGAGCGGCAGGACACCCCCCTCACCaag ATCATCGGGAACTGTGTCTCCCTGCTGGtgctcagctcagcactgccCGTCTTCTCCAGGACACTGG GGATCACCCGTTTTGACCTCCTGGGGGATTTTGGCCGCTTCAACTGGTTGGGGAACTTCTACATTGTCTTCCTCTACAACATGGGCTTTGCGGGGCTCACCACGCTGTGCCTGGTGAAAAGGGTCTCCTGGGCGGTCCAGGCCGAGCTCATCCGTGCCTTTG GTCTGCACAAGCTGCCACTGCCCGTGACGCGCTGCCGGACCTGCAGCAAGCCCTGCTAG
- the LMBR1L gene encoding protein LMBR1L isoform X6 gives MHPLWPLHHVHCHWEAAGETPATHRLLTHPQLLEDLDEQLSCTRFEEAAVSHRIHSAGKTSCWLNLDMEMLQEQFFAIRSKRRKLELRHRASPWQRNLGYPLAMLGLLALTGISVLIVCFHVLELLLDDAAMPRGIQDASLGQVSFSIFGSFGAALQVVLIFYLMVSSVVGFYSSPLFTRLLPERQDTPLTKIIGNCVSLLVLSSALPVFSRTLGITRFDLLGDFGRFNWLGNFYIVFLYNMGFAGLTTLCLVKRVSWAVQAELIRAFGLHKLPLPVTRCRTCSKPC, from the exons ATGCACCCCCTTTGGCCTCTCCACCATGTTCACTGTCACTGGGAAGCTGCTGGTGAAACCCCGG CCACTCACAGGCTCCTcacccatccccagctcctggaaGACCTGGAtgagcagctgagctgcacGAGGTTTGAGGAAGCCGCTGTGTCCCACAGGATCCACTctg CAGGCAAAACTTCCTGCTGGCTGAATCTGGACAtggagatgctgcaggagcAATTCTTTGCCATCCGGAGCAAGAGGCGGAAGCTGG AGCTGCGGCACCGAGCATCGCCCTGGCAGAGGAACCTGGGCTACCCCCTGGCCATGCTGGGCCTCCTAGCACTGACA gGCATCTCTGTGCTCATTGTCTGCTTCCatgtcctggagctgctgctggatgatGCTGCGATGCCACGGGGCATCCAG GATGCATCCCTGGGCCAGGTTTCCTTCTCTATCTTTGGTTCCTTTGGAGCTGCACTGCAGGTTGTCCTCATTTT CTACCTAATGGTCTCCTCTGTTGTGGGCTTCTACAGCTCCCCCCTGTTCACTCGCCTGCTCCCAGAGCGGCAGGACACCCCCCTCACCaag ATCATCGGGAACTGTGTCTCCCTGCTGGtgctcagctcagcactgccCGTCTTCTCCAGGACACTGG GGATCACCCGTTTTGACCTCCTGGGGGATTTTGGCCGCTTCAACTGGTTGGGGAACTTCTACATTGTCTTCCTCTACAACATGGGCTTTGCGGGGCTCACCACGCTGTGCCTGGTGAAAAGGGTCTCCTGGGCGGTCCAGGCCGAGCTCATCCGTGCCTTTG GTCTGCACAAGCTGCCACTGCCCGTGACGCGCTGCCGGACCTGCAGCAAGCCCTGCTAG
- the LMBR1L gene encoding protein LMBR1L isoform X4 has protein sequence MAPVEPDALAVREQLFHERVRECIICALLFASLYILCHFIITHFKKHTDFTGVHDDEDAAVNRIALGLCTFTLAVALGAVLLLPFSIISNEVLLSFPQNYYIQWLNGSLIHGLWNLVFLFSNMSLVFLMPFAYFFTESEGFAGSKKGIMARVYETSVVLLLLTLLVLGMVWVASAIVGNDAASRQSLYDLWEYYLPYLYSCISLFGVLLLLLCTPFGLSTMFTVTGKLLVKPRLLEDLDEQLSCTRFEEAAVSHRIHSAGKTSCWLNLDMEMLQEQFFAIRSKRRKLELRHRASPWQRNLGYPLAMLGLLALTGISVLIVCFHVLELLLDDAAMPRGIQVVLIFYLMVSSVVGFYSSPLFTRLLPERQDTPLTKIIGNCVSLLVLSSALPVFSRTLGITRFDLLGDFGRFNWLGNFYIVFLYNMGFAGLTTLCLVKRVSWAVQAELIRAFGLHKLPLPVTRCRTCSKPC, from the exons ATCTGTGCCCTGCTCTTCGCCAGCCTCTACATCCTCTGCCACTTCATCATAACCCACTTTAAGAAGCACACGGATTTCACAGGAG TTCATGATGACGAGGATGCTGCTGTCAACAGGATTGC GTTGGGGCTCTGTACCTTCACCCTGGCTGTGGCACTGGGTGctgtcctcctcctgcccttctctATCATCAGCAATGAGGTGCTGCTCTCCTTCCCCCAGAACTACTACATCCAGTGGCTGAACGGGTCCCTTATTCATG GCCTCTGGAACTTGGTCTTCCTCTTTTCCAATATGTCCCTGGTCTTCCTCATGCCCTTTGCCTACTTTTTCACTGAGTCAGAGGGGTTTGCAGGATCCAAGAAG ggcatCATGGCCAGGGTGTACGAGACGTcggtggtgctgctgctgctgacactgctggtgctgggcaTGGTCTGGGTGGCTTCTGCCATCGTGGGCAACGATGCTGCCAGTCGCCAGTCACTCTATG ACCTCTGGGAATATTATCTGCCCTACCTCTACTCCTGCATCTCGCTTTTCGGTGTCCTCCTTCTGCTGT TATGCACCCCCTTTGGCCTCTCCACCATGTTCACTGTCACTGGGAAGCTGCTGGTGAAACCCCGG ctcctggaaGACCTGGAtgagcagctgagctgcacGAGGTTTGAGGAAGCCGCTGTGTCCCACAGGATCCACTctg CAGGCAAAACTTCCTGCTGGCTGAATCTGGACAtggagatgctgcaggagcAATTCTTTGCCATCCGGAGCAAGAGGCGGAAGCTGG AGCTGCGGCACCGAGCATCGCCCTGGCAGAGGAACCTGGGCTACCCCCTGGCCATGCTGGGCCTCCTAGCACTGACA gGCATCTCTGTGCTCATTGTCTGCTTCCatgtcctggagctgctgctggatgatGCTGCGATGCCACGGGGCATCCAG GTTGTCCTCATTTT CTACCTAATGGTCTCCTCTGTTGTGGGCTTCTACAGCTCCCCCCTGTTCACTCGCCTGCTCCCAGAGCGGCAGGACACCCCCCTCACCaag ATCATCGGGAACTGTGTCTCCCTGCTGGtgctcagctcagcactgccCGTCTTCTCCAGGACACTGG GGATCACCCGTTTTGACCTCCTGGGGGATTTTGGCCGCTTCAACTGGTTGGGGAACTTCTACATTGTCTTCCTCTACAACATGGGCTTTGCGGGGCTCACCACGCTGTGCCTGGTGAAAAGGGTCTCCTGGGCGGTCCAGGCCGAGCTCATCCGTGCCTTTG GTCTGCACAAGCTGCCACTGCCCGTGACGCGCTGCCGGACCTGCAGCAAGCCCTGCTAG
- the LMBR1L gene encoding protein LMBR1L isoform X3, which yields MAPVEPDALAVREQLFHERVRECIICALLFASLYILCHFIITHFKKHTDFTGVHDDEDAAVNRIALGLCTFTLAVALGAVLLLPFSIISNEVLLSFPQNYYIQWLNGSLIHGLWNLVFLFSNMSLVFLMPFAYFFTESEGFAGSKKGIMARVYETSVVLLLLTLLVLGMVWVASAIVGNDAASRQSLYDLWEYYLPYLYSCISLFGVLLLLLCTPFGLSTMFTVTGKLLVKPRLLEDLDEQLSCTRFEEAAVSHRIHSAGKTSCWLNLDMEMLQEQFFAIRSKRRKLELRHRASPWQRNLGYPLAMLGLLALTGISVLIVCFHVLELLLDDAAMPRGIQVVLILYPSGGHLLPSHPVFLLNTPGSYLMVSSVVGFYSSPLFTRLLPERQDTPLTKIIGNCVSLLVLSSALPVFSRTLGITRFDLLGDFGRFNWLGNFYIVFLYNMGFAGLTTLCLVKRVSWAVQAELIRAFGLHKLPLPVTRCRTCSKPC from the exons ATCTGTGCCCTGCTCTTCGCCAGCCTCTACATCCTCTGCCACTTCATCATAACCCACTTTAAGAAGCACACGGATTTCACAGGAG TTCATGATGACGAGGATGCTGCTGTCAACAGGATTGC GTTGGGGCTCTGTACCTTCACCCTGGCTGTGGCACTGGGTGctgtcctcctcctgcccttctctATCATCAGCAATGAGGTGCTGCTCTCCTTCCCCCAGAACTACTACATCCAGTGGCTGAACGGGTCCCTTATTCATG GCCTCTGGAACTTGGTCTTCCTCTTTTCCAATATGTCCCTGGTCTTCCTCATGCCCTTTGCCTACTTTTTCACTGAGTCAGAGGGGTTTGCAGGATCCAAGAAG ggcatCATGGCCAGGGTGTACGAGACGTcggtggtgctgctgctgctgacactgctggtgctgggcaTGGTCTGGGTGGCTTCTGCCATCGTGGGCAACGATGCTGCCAGTCGCCAGTCACTCTATG ACCTCTGGGAATATTATCTGCCCTACCTCTACTCCTGCATCTCGCTTTTCGGTGTCCTCCTTCTGCTGT TATGCACCCCCTTTGGCCTCTCCACCATGTTCACTGTCACTGGGAAGCTGCTGGTGAAACCCCGG ctcctggaaGACCTGGAtgagcagctgagctgcacGAGGTTTGAGGAAGCCGCTGTGTCCCACAGGATCCACTctg CAGGCAAAACTTCCTGCTGGCTGAATCTGGACAtggagatgctgcaggagcAATTCTTTGCCATCCGGAGCAAGAGGCGGAAGCTGG AGCTGCGGCACCGAGCATCGCCCTGGCAGAGGAACCTGGGCTACCCCCTGGCCATGCTGGGCCTCCTAGCACTGACA gGCATCTCTGTGCTCATTGTCTGCTTCCatgtcctggagctgctgctggatgatGCTGCGATGCCACGGGGCATCCAG GTTGTCCTCATTTTGTATCCTTCAGGCGGGCACTTGT tgccatcccaTCCTGTTTTCCTCCTTAACACTCCTGGCAGCTACCTAATGGTCTCCTCTGTTGTGGGCTTCTACAGCTCCCCCCTGTTCACTCGCCTGCTCCCAGAGCGGCAGGACACCCCCCTCACCaag ATCATCGGGAACTGTGTCTCCCTGCTGGtgctcagctcagcactgccCGTCTTCTCCAGGACACTGG GGATCACCCGTTTTGACCTCCTGGGGGATTTTGGCCGCTTCAACTGGTTGGGGAACTTCTACATTGTCTTCCTCTACAACATGGGCTTTGCGGGGCTCACCACGCTGTGCCTGGTGAAAAGGGTCTCCTGGGCGGTCCAGGCCGAGCTCATCCGTGCCTTTG GTCTGCACAAGCTGCCACTGCCCGTGACGCGCTGCCGGACCTGCAGCAAGCCCTGCTAG
- the LMBR1L gene encoding protein LMBR1L isoform X2, whose translation MAPVEPDALAVREQLFHERVRECIICALLFASLYILCHFIITHFKKHTDFTGVHDDEDAAVNRIALGLCTFTLAVALGAVLLLPFSIISNEVLLSFPQNYYIQWLNGSLIHGLWNLVFLFSNMSLVFLMPFAYFFTESEGFAGSKKGIMARVYETSVVLLLLTLLVLGMVWVASAIVGNDAASRQSLYDLWEYYLPYLYSCISLFGVLLLLLCTPFGLSTMFTVTGKLLVKPRLLEDLDEQLSCTRFEEAAVSHRIHSGKTSCWLNLDMEMLQEQFFAIRSKRRKLELRHRASPWQRNLGYPLAMLGLLALTGISVLIVCFHVLELLLDDAAMPRGIQDASLGQVSFSIFGSFGAALQVVLIFYLMVSSVVGFYSSPLFTRLLPERQDTPLTKIIGNCVSLLVLSSALPVFSRTLGITRFDLLGDFGRFNWLGNFYIVFLYNMGFAGLTTLCLVKRVSWAVQAELIRAFGLHKLPLPVTRCRTCSKPC comes from the exons ATCTGTGCCCTGCTCTTCGCCAGCCTCTACATCCTCTGCCACTTCATCATAACCCACTTTAAGAAGCACACGGATTTCACAGGAG TTCATGATGACGAGGATGCTGCTGTCAACAGGATTGC GTTGGGGCTCTGTACCTTCACCCTGGCTGTGGCACTGGGTGctgtcctcctcctgcccttctctATCATCAGCAATGAGGTGCTGCTCTCCTTCCCCCAGAACTACTACATCCAGTGGCTGAACGGGTCCCTTATTCATG GCCTCTGGAACTTGGTCTTCCTCTTTTCCAATATGTCCCTGGTCTTCCTCATGCCCTTTGCCTACTTTTTCACTGAGTCAGAGGGGTTTGCAGGATCCAAGAAG ggcatCATGGCCAGGGTGTACGAGACGTcggtggtgctgctgctgctgacactgctggtgctgggcaTGGTCTGGGTGGCTTCTGCCATCGTGGGCAACGATGCTGCCAGTCGCCAGTCACTCTATG ACCTCTGGGAATATTATCTGCCCTACCTCTACTCCTGCATCTCGCTTTTCGGTGTCCTCCTTCTGCTGT TATGCACCCCCTTTGGCCTCTCCACCATGTTCACTGTCACTGGGAAGCTGCTGGTGAAACCCCGG ctcctggaaGACCTGGAtgagcagctgagctgcacGAGGTTTGAGGAAGCCGCTGTGTCCCACAGGATCCACTctg GCAAAACTTCCTGCTGGCTGAATCTGGACAtggagatgctgcaggagcAATTCTTTGCCATCCGGAGCAAGAGGCGGAAGCTGG AGCTGCGGCACCGAGCATCGCCCTGGCAGAGGAACCTGGGCTACCCCCTGGCCATGCTGGGCCTCCTAGCACTGACA gGCATCTCTGTGCTCATTGTCTGCTTCCatgtcctggagctgctgctggatgatGCTGCGATGCCACGGGGCATCCAG GATGCATCCCTGGGCCAGGTTTCCTTCTCTATCTTTGGTTCCTTTGGAGCTGCACTGCAGGTTGTCCTCATTTT CTACCTAATGGTCTCCTCTGTTGTGGGCTTCTACAGCTCCCCCCTGTTCACTCGCCTGCTCCCAGAGCGGCAGGACACCCCCCTCACCaag ATCATCGGGAACTGTGTCTCCCTGCTGGtgctcagctcagcactgccCGTCTTCTCCAGGACACTGG GGATCACCCGTTTTGACCTCCTGGGGGATTTTGGCCGCTTCAACTGGTTGGGGAACTTCTACATTGTCTTCCTCTACAACATGGGCTTTGCGGGGCTCACCACGCTGTGCCTGGTGAAAAGGGTCTCCTGGGCGGTCCAGGCCGAGCTCATCCGTGCCTTTG GTCTGCACAAGCTGCCACTGCCCGTGACGCGCTGCCGGACCTGCAGCAAGCCCTGCTAG